A region of Deltaproteobacteria bacterium DNA encodes the following proteins:
- a CDS encoding TlpA family protein disulfide reductase: protein MKMRVIAILSVLCSLLLGCDTGGGGPGVLATGRAPDFTLTLTTGEKVTKRDFAGRPLVLVFMAEWCPCSNESAPVFKEAYERYHPRGVEFLLIGFQDSRSKFRRFVERERFPFPAGYDEGDAIGASYGVNAPPTTFFIGPDGAIRNAYYGKIDDINVLVTWIEQLLDEPPAGAGGTGGA from the coding sequence GTGAAGATGCGCGTCATCGCCATACTCTCGGTCCTGTGTTCGCTCCTTCTGGGGTGCGACACCGGAGGAGGCGGGCCCGGCGTGCTGGCTACGGGCCGGGCGCCGGACTTCACGCTCACCCTCACCACCGGCGAGAAGGTGACGAAGCGGGACTTCGCGGGCAGGCCCCTGGTGCTGGTCTTCATGGCCGAGTGGTGTCCCTGCTCCAACGAGTCTGCGCCGGTCTTCAAGGAGGCCTACGAGAGGTACCACCCCCGGGGGGTCGAGTTCCTCCTCATAGGCTTCCAGGACTCGCGCTCCAAGTTCCGGCGGTTCGTCGAGAGGGAGCGTTTCCCCTTCCCCGCAGGCTACGACGAGGGCGACGCCATAGGCGCAAGCTACGGCGTCAACGCCCCGCCCACGACCTTCTTCATCGGCCCCGACGGCGCGATCCGCAATGCCTACTACGGCAAGATCGACGACATCAACGTGCTCGTCACCTGGATAGAACAGCTCCTCGACGAGCCCCCGGCCGGAGCCGGGGGGACGGGCGGGGCGTGA
- a CDS encoding TlpA family protein disulfide reductase: MRLLSAGTPLRLLAAFVVAAALLVQAGCDDGGRESPLRKNLPNEGDPAPDFTLRSFDGEEIALSTLKGSPVVLNFWASWCGPCRSEAEDLEKVWQEFRGSGVRFIGVAIQDTEEKATAFIEEFGLTYPNGLDDSGEIAAAYKIYGVPKTFVIDRQGRFSYIHMGAIKAAILVEAIKEVL, encoded by the coding sequence ATGAGACTGCTTTCAGCGGGGACGCCGCTGCGGCTGCTGGCGGCCTTCGTCGTCGCGGCCGCGCTCCTTGTGCAGGCAGGCTGCGATGACGGCGGACGGGAGAGTCCGCTGCGAAAGAACCTGCCCAACGAGGGGGACCCGGCCCCGGACTTTACGCTCAGGAGCTTCGACGGCGAAGAGATCGCCCTTTCCACCCTCAAGGGCTCGCCGGTGGTGCTCAACTTCTGGGCCTCCTGGTGCGGGCCCTGCCGCTCCGAGGCCGAAGACCTGGAAAAGGTATGGCAGGAGTTCCGCGGCTCCGGCGTGCGTTTCATAGGCGTGGCCATCCAGGATACGGAAGAGAAGGCGACGGCCTTCATCGAGGAGTTCGGCCTCACCTACCCGAACGGCCTCGACGATTCGGGAGAGATAGCGGCGGCCTACAAGATATACGGCGTGCCCAAGACCTTCGTAATCGACCGGCAGGGACGTTTCTCCTACATACACATGGGCGCCATAAAGGCCGCCATACTGGTGGAAGCGATAAAGGAGGTCCTTTGA